The following are encoded in a window of Anoplopoma fimbria isolate UVic2021 breed Golden Eagle Sablefish chromosome 3, Afim_UVic_2022, whole genome shotgun sequence genomic DNA:
- the LOC129089240 gene encoding tripartite motif-containing protein 16-like gives MAQKGVELDRETFSCSICLDLLKDPVTTSCGHSYCMNCIKSFWDGEDEKKIHSCPQCRQTFTPRPVLLKNTILADLVEQLKKTGLQAAPADRCYAEPEDVSCDVCTGRKLKAFKSCMQCMASYCEKHLQPHYDSAPFTKHKLVDPSKKLQENICSRHDEVMKMFCRTDQQCICYLCSVDEHKGHDTVSAAAERTERQRELEGSRLNIQQRIQDREKDVKLLQQEVEAVNRSADEAVKDSEKIFTELIRLMEERSSDVKQQVRSRQKSEVSRVKELQEKMEQEIAELKRKEAELKLLSHTEDHNQFLHNYTSPSGLSQSADSSGIDIRPLRYFEDVTAAVSEVRDKLQDVLSEKWTNVSLAVTEVDVLLSDSQVEPETRAGFLRYSRDITLDPNTAFTKLLLSEENRKATFMSKQQSYSSHPDRFTTRCQVLSRESLTGRCYWEVEWRGGVVRVAVAYKNISRTESVNECVFGYNDKSWALHCYNNSYIFSYNKVQTPVSGPQSSRVGVYLDHSAGILSFYSVSETMTLLHRVQTTFTQPLYAGVYVGYGDTAEFCKLK, from the coding sequence ATGGCGCAGAAAGGAGTTGAGCTGGATCGGGAAACCTTCTCTTGTTCCATCTGTCTGGATCTACTGAAGGATCCGGTGACTACTTCCTGTGGACACAGCTACTGCATGAACTGTATTAAAAGCTTCTGGGATGGAGAGGACGAGAAGAAAATCCACAGCTGTCCTCAGTGTAGGCAGACCTTCACACCGAGGCCTGTGCTGCTGAAAAACACCATATTAGCAGATTTAGTGGAGCAACTGAAGAAGACTGGACTCCAAGCTGCTCCTGCTGATCGCTGCTATGCTGAACCTGAAGATGTGTCCTGTGATGTCTGCACTGGGAGGAAACTGAAAGCCTTCAAGTCCTGTATGCAATGTATGGCCTCTTATTGTGAGAAACACCTCCAGCCTCATTATGACTCAGCTCCATTCACAAAACACAAGCTGGTGGACCCCTCCAAGAAGCTCCAGGAGAACATCTGCTCTCGTCACGatgaggtgatgaagatgttctGCCGTACTGATCAGCAGTGTATCTGTTACCTCTGCTCTGTGGATGAACACAAAGGCCACGACACagtctcagctgcagcagaaaggactgagaggcagagagagctggaggggagtcgactaaacatccagcagagaatccaggacagagagaaagacgtgAAGCTGCTTCAACAGGAGGTGGAGGCCGTCAATCGCTCTGCAGATGAAGCAGTGAAGGACAGCGAGAAGATCTTCACTGAGCTGATCCGTCTCATGGAGGAAAGAAGCTCCGATGTGAAGCAGCAGGTCAGATCCCGACAGAAAAGTGAAGTGAGTCGAGTCAAAGAGCTTCAGGAGAAGATGGAGCAGGAGATcgctgagctgaagaggaaagaagctgaGCTGAAGCTGCTCTCGCACACAGAGGATCACAACCAGTTTCTACACAACTACACCTCACCGTCAGGACTCAGCCAATCTGCAGACTCGTCCGGCATCGATATCCGTCCTCTGCGCTACTTTGAGGATGTGACAGCGGCTGTGTCAGAAGTCAGAGATAAACTGCAGGACGTTCTGAGTGAGAAGTGGACAAACGTCTCACTGGCAGTGACTGAAGTGGACGTTTTACTGTCCGATTCACAAGTAGAGCCCGAGACCAGAGCTGGATTCTTAAGATATTCACGTGATATCACACTGGATCCAAACACGGCATTCACAAAACTGTTATTATCTGAGGAgaacagaaaagcaacatttatGAGTAAACAACAGTCTTATTCTAGTCACCCAGACAGATTCACTACACGTTGTCAGGTCCTGAGTAGAGAGAGTCTGACTGGACGTTGTtactgggaggtggagtggagaggaggagtagTTCGTGTAGCAGTCGCATACAAGAATATCAGCAGAACAGAGAGcgtgaatgaatgtgtgtttggataCAATGACAAATCTTGGGCGTTACATTGTTACAATAACAGTTATATCTTTAGCTACAACAAAGTCCAAACTCCCGTCTCTGGTCCTCAGTCCTCCAGAGTAGGAGTGTACCTGGATCACAGTGCAGGTATTCTGTCCTTCTACAGCGTCTCTGAAACCAtgactctcctccacagagtccagaccacaTTCACTCAGCCTCTCTATGCTGGGGTTTATGTTGGTTATGGAGACACTGCTGAGTTCTGTAAACTCAAATAG